In a single window of the Allobranchiibius huperziae genome:
- a CDS encoding metallophosphoesterase, with translation MHPAARAATAATAAGAGALAWASLVERNWYAVRRATLPVLPPGATPVRVLHVSDLHLVPRQERRIAWVRGLASLEPDFVVNTGDNCSDLDAVPAVLRAMEPLLHLPGAFVLGSNDYFAPTAKNPLLYFNRSHPRGSESQADELPWRELVAGFTSGGWIDLTNARRSVTVRGLDLELVGVDDPHLGYDRYPAVAGPADPAADLTMGVLHAPYTHVLDAMAADGARVLLAGHTHGGQLCVPGYGALVTNCDLDRRRAKGVSRWWPGANGQRSTIAPCDAAWLEVSAGLGHNKYTPVRFACRPEATLLTLAPASWDSGRTL, from the coding sequence ATGCATCCCGCCGCCCGCGCCGCCACCGCGGCGACCGCCGCCGGAGCGGGAGCGCTCGCCTGGGCCTCGCTCGTCGAACGCAACTGGTACGCCGTCCGCCGCGCCACGCTGCCGGTGCTGCCCCCCGGTGCCACGCCGGTGCGGGTGCTGCACGTCTCCGACCTGCACCTCGTCCCCCGCCAGGAGCGGCGCATCGCGTGGGTGCGCGGGCTGGCCTCCCTCGAGCCGGACTTCGTGGTCAACACCGGCGACAACTGCTCCGACCTCGACGCAGTGCCGGCCGTGCTGCGCGCCATGGAGCCGCTGCTGCACCTTCCGGGCGCGTTCGTGCTCGGCTCCAACGACTACTTCGCACCGACCGCAAAGAACCCGCTCCTCTATTTCAACCGCTCGCATCCGCGGGGGTCGGAGTCGCAGGCCGACGAACTGCCGTGGCGCGAGCTCGTCGCGGGCTTCACCTCCGGCGGATGGATCGACCTGACCAACGCACGCCGGTCCGTCACGGTGCGCGGTCTCGACCTGGAGCTGGTCGGGGTCGACGACCCGCATCTGGGCTACGACCGCTACCCCGCCGTGGCCGGACCTGCCGATCCCGCGGCCGATCTCACCATGGGGGTCCTGCACGCGCCGTACACGCACGTCCTGGACGCCATGGCGGCCGACGGGGCACGCGTACTACTCGCCGGGCACACCCACGGCGGACAGCTGTGCGTGCCGGGATACGGCGCGCTGGTCACCAACTGCGATCTGGACCGGCGCCGTGCCAAAGGGGTCTCGCGCTGGTGGCCCGGCGCCAACGGCCAACGGTCCACCATCGCGCCCTGCGACGCGGCCTGGCTGGAGGTCTCGGCCGGCCTCGGCCACAACAAGTACACGCCGGTGCGCTTCGCCTGCCGCCCCGAGGCCACCCTGCTCACCCTGGCGCCCGCCTCGTGGGACTCCGGCCGCACGCTCTGA
- a CDS encoding GatB/YqeY domain-containing protein, with product MSLKDTLQTDLTAAMRAKDTVRTQTLRMALAAVRNSEVSGDTKHELTDDEVLACVTKEAKKRREAATAYDDAGRPELADAERAELAVLEHYLPAQLSDEDLTAMIQQAISSTGASGMSGMGQVMKVLQPQIAGRADGSKVAAAVRQALSAS from the coding sequence ATGAGCCTCAAGGACACCCTGCAGACCGACCTCACCGCGGCGATGCGCGCCAAGGACACCGTGCGCACCCAGACCCTGCGGATGGCGCTGGCGGCAGTGCGCAACTCCGAGGTCAGTGGCGACACCAAGCACGAGCTGACCGACGACGAGGTGCTGGCGTGCGTGACCAAGGAGGCCAAGAAGCGGCGCGAGGCGGCGACGGCGTACGACGATGCCGGGCGGCCCGAGCTGGCCGACGCCGAGCGCGCCGAGCTGGCCGTCCTGGAGCACTACCTGCCGGCGCAGCTCAGCGACGAGGACCTGACCGCGATGATCCAGCAGGCGATCTCATCGACCGGCGCGTCCGGGATGTCCGGCATGGGCCAGGTCATGAAGGTCCTGCAGCCGCAGATCGCCGGCCGTGCGGACGGCAGCAAGGTCGCCGCCGCGGTGCGTCAGGCGCTCAGCGCGAGCTGA
- a CDS encoding transglycosylase domain-containing protein yields MRATRRLGSVLSLLIALLATAMVMGLLAAGLLIPAVGGAGLATNKSIDLFNGLPSTFAMNPLAQQSRILAADGSTIATPFNENRIVVPLNKVAPIMQKAQVAIEDERFFQHGGIDPKGLLRALTSNAQGGGVQGASTLTQQYVKVSLQNEALSSGNTTAARNAVAREGLQGYVRKLQELKYATALEQKYSKDQILDGYLNLVYYGDQQYGIEAAAEHYFSVPASKLNLPQAALLAGVVNQPTAYDPVNNPNDSKARRNIVLQKMYQQKIITFKQYSDASVSPISLKLKNVSGNCASSKYPYFCNYVENWLSQQPSLGKTVKARQAALESGGLTIKTSFQPKMAAILDAKLRARVPSNNKYGINDAAAMIKPGTGQIIATGQNTSYSTTAGLGKSGINLANSGFTFGSSTKFFQIVTALERNASPDMTIDVAPQTAKNADNELGTSFRYSAFQGPCYQNARGSFVIGNDFVVPTGKMTYARATAWSVNTAFTKLTEDVGMCNVVDTMVKLGLNRKDLQITPASVVLGVGLTSPIGLASAYATAAAGGMYCPPRPVDSMIDGNGKKLAISVGKCKRVMSQQVAAETTQIFRAVLNPDDHKATGYKAALANNRPAAGKTGTVSGANNIWFVGYTPQLATAVWVGHGSGSDRPLRNVPINGQLIGSGHYIFAGDLAAPMWKDIMDAALKGQPIKQFPTVPGMNTGTDTPSSGPSSPSSSSTSTQISVPNVVGQDINSAIATLQAAGFHVQVGPNRPGPQPRGQITAMSASGGSASQGTTIFIYPSSG; encoded by the coding sequence ATGCGTGCCACCCGCCGGCTCGGCTCCGTGCTCTCCCTGCTCATCGCCCTGCTCGCCACCGCGATGGTGATGGGCCTGCTCGCCGCCGGTCTGCTGATCCCCGCCGTCGGCGGGGCCGGTCTCGCCACCAACAAGAGCATCGACCTCTTCAACGGCCTGCCCTCGACGTTCGCGATGAACCCGCTGGCGCAGCAATCGCGGATCCTCGCGGCGGACGGGTCGACCATCGCCACGCCGTTCAACGAGAACCGCATCGTGGTGCCGCTGAACAAGGTCGCGCCGATCATGCAGAAGGCGCAGGTGGCGATCGAGGACGAGCGGTTCTTCCAGCACGGCGGCATCGACCCCAAGGGCCTGCTGCGTGCGCTCACCAGCAACGCGCAGGGCGGCGGCGTCCAGGGAGCATCCACCCTCACCCAGCAGTACGTGAAGGTGTCGTTGCAGAACGAGGCGCTCAGCTCCGGCAACACCACGGCCGCAAGGAACGCCGTGGCGCGCGAGGGGCTGCAGGGCTACGTCCGCAAGCTGCAGGAGCTCAAGTACGCCACCGCGCTCGAGCAGAAGTACAGCAAGGATCAGATCCTCGACGGCTACCTCAACCTGGTCTACTACGGCGACCAGCAGTACGGCATCGAGGCCGCTGCGGAGCACTACTTCAGCGTGCCCGCCTCGAAGCTGAACCTGCCGCAGGCTGCCCTGCTCGCCGGCGTGGTCAACCAGCCGACCGCCTACGACCCGGTGAACAACCCCAACGACTCCAAGGCGCGGCGCAACATCGTGCTGCAGAAGATGTACCAGCAGAAGATCATCACCTTCAAGCAGTACTCCGACGCGTCGGTCTCCCCGATCTCGCTGAAGCTGAAGAACGTCAGCGGCAACTGCGCGTCCTCGAAGTACCCCTACTTCTGCAACTACGTCGAGAACTGGCTGAGCCAGCAACCCTCCCTCGGCAAGACCGTCAAGGCACGCCAGGCAGCGCTGGAGAGCGGCGGACTCACCATCAAGACGTCGTTCCAGCCCAAAATGGCCGCGATCCTCGACGCGAAGCTGCGCGCCCGGGTGCCCTCGAACAACAAGTACGGCATCAACGACGCCGCCGCGATGATCAAGCCGGGCACCGGGCAGATCATCGCGACCGGACAGAACACCTCGTACAGCACCACTGCGGGCCTCGGGAAGTCCGGCATCAACCTCGCCAACAGCGGCTTCACCTTCGGATCCTCGACGAAGTTCTTCCAGATCGTGACGGCGCTGGAGCGCAATGCGTCGCCGGACATGACCATCGACGTGGCGCCGCAGACCGCGAAGAACGCCGACAACGAGCTCGGCACCTCGTTCAGGTACTCAGCCTTTCAAGGGCCGTGCTACCAGAACGCCAGGGGTTCGTTCGTCATCGGTAACGACTTCGTGGTGCCGACCGGGAAGATGACGTACGCGCGCGCGACCGCCTGGTCGGTCAACACGGCGTTCACCAAGCTCACCGAGGACGTCGGCATGTGCAACGTCGTCGACACGATGGTCAAACTCGGCCTGAACCGCAAAGACCTGCAGATCACTCCCGCATCGGTCGTGCTGGGCGTGGGCCTGACCTCGCCCATCGGCTTGGCGAGTGCTTACGCCACGGCCGCCGCCGGCGGCATGTACTGCCCGCCACGGCCGGTCGACTCCATGATCGACGGCAACGGCAAGAAGCTCGCCATCTCGGTCGGCAAGTGCAAGCGGGTGATGTCCCAGCAGGTCGCGGCCGAGACAACCCAGATCTTCCGGGCCGTGCTCAATCCGGACGACCACAAGGCCACCGGTTACAAGGCCGCGCTCGCGAACAACCGCCCGGCTGCCGGCAAGACCGGGACCGTGTCGGGAGCGAACAACATCTGGTTCGTCGGGTACACCCCGCAGCTCGCCACAGCGGTGTGGGTCGGGCACGGCTCGGGCAGCGACCGGCCGCTCCGCAACGTCCCCATCAACGGGCAGTTGATCGGCAGCGGCCACTACATCTTCGCCGGCGACCTCGCGGCCCCGATGTGGAAGGACATCATGGACGCCGCCCTCAAGGGCCAGCCCATCAAGCAGTTCCCCACGGTGCCCGGCATGAACACGGGCACCGACACACCCAGCTCCGGCCCGTCGTCGCCCTCGTCCTCATCGACCTCGACCCAGATCTCCGTGCCGAACGTCGTGGGGCAGGACATCAACTCGGCGATCGCCACCCTGCAGGCGGCCGGCTTCCATGTCCAGGTCGGTCCCAACCGTCCCGGTCCGCAGCCGCGGGGTCAGATCACCGCCATGTCCGCGTCCGGCGGCTCGGCCAGCCAGGGCACGACGATCTTCATCTACCCCAGCTCGGGCTGA
- a CDS encoding WhiB family transcriptional regulator, with translation MTAVAPEQTGWDQSWAARAACRGGAPDELFARGAAQQSAKLVCQGCPVVAECLADALDNRTEYGVWGGMTERERRALLRRRPDVQSWTALFKAARARENA, from the coding sequence ATGACTGCAGTTGCTCCGGAGCAGACCGGCTGGGATCAGAGCTGGGCGGCACGTGCCGCGTGTCGTGGGGGAGCTCCGGACGAACTCTTCGCCAGGGGTGCGGCCCAGCAGAGCGCCAAGCTGGTCTGTCAGGGCTGTCCCGTCGTGGCCGAGTGCCTGGCCGACGCGTTGGACAACCGCACCGAGTACGGCGTGTGGGGCGGTATGACCGAGCGTGAGCGCCGTGCGCTGCTGCGCCGGCGACCGGACGTGCAGTCCTGGACCGCGCTCTTCAAGGCGGCCCGCGCCCGCGAGAACGCCTGA
- a CDS encoding ArsA family ATPase, which yields MTTPKLDVDDLIDDPTIRTVICCGSGGVGKTTTAAAVAIRAAEAGRSVVVLTIDPARRLAQALGLEHLDNDPAPVHTIDASAGGSLDAMMLDMKRTFDEVVMSHSTPEKAAAIMANPFYEAVSSSFAGTQEYMAMERLGQLQQEMVDGDRRWDLIVVDTPPSRSAMDFLDAPKKLGSFLDGRFIRLMTAPAKVGGRAYLKVVSVGVSGVTGVMSKILGAQMLKDAQTFIAALDTMFGGFRERAEVTYAALSDASTAFLVVASPERDALREASFFVDRLASEGMPLAGLVVNRLQPITIPSLSAARATETAQAIRELPARAEGWRPADTAALLQVHAEAADQAARHRAAVARFTAAHEDIPQVHVPTSGSDVNDVDQLREIGAALSGG from the coding sequence ATGACGACTCCGAAGCTGGACGTCGACGACCTGATCGACGACCCGACGATTCGCACCGTGATCTGCTGCGGGTCCGGAGGCGTGGGCAAGACCACGACCGCGGCCGCCGTGGCGATCCGTGCCGCGGAGGCCGGCCGGTCGGTCGTCGTCCTCACCATCGATCCCGCGCGCCGCCTGGCGCAGGCGCTCGGCCTGGAGCATCTGGACAACGACCCCGCGCCCGTGCACACCATCGACGCCTCGGCCGGTGGGTCGCTCGACGCGATGATGCTGGACATGAAGCGGACCTTCGACGAGGTCGTGATGTCGCACTCCACGCCGGAGAAGGCCGCCGCGATCATGGCCAACCCGTTCTACGAGGCCGTGTCCAGCTCGTTCGCCGGCACCCAGGAGTACATGGCGATGGAGCGGCTGGGTCAGCTGCAGCAGGAGATGGTCGACGGCGACCGGCGGTGGGACCTGATCGTCGTGGACACCCCTCCCTCGCGGTCGGCCATGGACTTCCTGGACGCACCCAAGAAGCTCGGCTCCTTCCTCGACGGGCGGTTCATCCGGTTGATGACCGCACCCGCCAAGGTGGGCGGCCGGGCGTACCTGAAGGTCGTGTCGGTGGGGGTGAGCGGTGTCACCGGGGTGATGTCGAAGATCCTGGGCGCGCAGATGCTGAAGGACGCGCAGACGTTCATCGCGGCGCTGGACACCATGTTCGGCGGTTTCCGGGAGCGTGCCGAGGTGACGTACGCGGCGCTCAGCGATGCGAGCACGGCGTTCCTCGTCGTCGCGTCCCCCGAGCGGGACGCCCTGCGCGAGGCGTCGTTCTTCGTGGATCGCCTCGCGTCGGAGGGGATGCCGCTGGCCGGGCTCGTGGTCAACCGGTTGCAGCCGATCACCATCCCGTCGCTGTCCGCGGCGCGGGCGACGGAGACGGCGCAGGCCATTCGGGAACTACCGGCCCGGGCCGAGGGATGGCGGCCGGCGGACACCGCGGCCCTGCTGCAGGTGCACGCGGAGGCTGCCGACCAGGCGGCGCGACACCGTGCAGCGGTCGCGCGGTTCACTGCCGCTCACGAGGACATTCCCCAGGTCCACGTGCCGACATCCGGCAGCGACGTGAACGACGTCGACCAGCTCCGGGAGATCGGCGCGGCGCTCAGCGGTGGCTAG
- a CDS encoding ArsA family ATPase yields MTAQLHIVSGKGGTGKTTVAAALALALAHDGRRVLLVEVEGRGGISQVFDVAPLGDEETHVARGLEGGEVRGLAIDPKAALLEYLQMFYKLGRAGGLLEKFGAIDFATTIAPGMRDVLVIGKVYEVVRRDEHHARRGFQQYDAVVVDAPPTGRIGKFLAVNRELSGLAKMGPIKKQADSIMQMLTSGRSRVHLVAVAEEMPVQETIDATAELRAEGLPMGSIIVNQERAALLGKRSRALLQGADFDAEPLSADLAAGGLRVGPTLVDGLVESGRRLDERLSLEERERARLTSLDLPIVRLPALPDGMDAGGLRQLAADLHRQGV; encoded by the coding sequence GTGACCGCACAGCTGCACATCGTCTCGGGCAAGGGCGGCACCGGTAAGACGACGGTCGCCGCCGCCCTGGCGCTCGCTCTGGCGCACGACGGCCGGCGGGTCCTGCTCGTCGAGGTCGAGGGGCGGGGCGGCATCAGCCAGGTCTTCGACGTCGCACCGCTCGGCGACGAGGAGACCCACGTGGCGCGCGGACTGGAGGGCGGCGAGGTGCGCGGACTCGCCATCGATCCGAAGGCCGCGCTGCTGGAGTACCTGCAGATGTTCTACAAGTTGGGCCGGGCCGGTGGCCTGCTGGAGAAGTTCGGTGCGATCGACTTCGCGACCACCATCGCGCCGGGCATGCGCGATGTCCTGGTCATCGGCAAGGTCTACGAGGTCGTACGCCGCGACGAGCACCACGCGCGGCGCGGTTTCCAGCAGTACGACGCCGTCGTCGTCGATGCTCCCCCGACCGGTCGGATCGGTAAGTTCCTCGCCGTCAACCGGGAGTTGTCGGGGCTGGCGAAGATGGGCCCGATCAAGAAGCAGGCCGACTCGATCATGCAGATGCTGACCTCCGGCCGCAGCCGGGTGCACCTGGTGGCGGTCGCCGAGGAGATGCCGGTGCAGGAGACGATCGACGCCACGGCCGAGCTGCGCGCCGAGGGGTTGCCGATGGGGTCGATCATCGTCAATCAGGAACGCGCGGCGCTGCTCGGCAAACGGTCCCGCGCTCTGCTGCAGGGCGCCGACTTCGACGCGGAGCCGCTGAGCGCCGACCTCGCCGCCGGCGGACTGCGGGTGGGGCCCACGCTCGTCGACGGGCTCGTGGAGTCCGGCCGCCGCCTGGACGAGCGGCTCTCCCTGGAGGAGCGCGAACGCGCGCGGCTCACCTCCCTCGACCTGCCGATCGTGCGGCTTCCTGCGCTGCCGGACGGCATGGATGCAGGCGGACTGCGCCAGCTCGCCGCCGACCTGCACCGACAGGGGGTGTGA
- a CDS encoding alpha/beta hydrolase family protein produces MASVLDRAAAPPDETTAYGVEPDQVYDVRRPAGPVRGVTVIVVHGGFWRPATDRSHTGSEAEAFRQDGFHVVVPEYRRAPRGGWPDMRADLLTMLAAASARTDLPEPVVLVGHSAGGHLVSWLAAQPDASAVIGTVALAGCVDLHLVHELGLGGGAAEALMGSTPQDDPAAWEQADPARLGAPAAPVVAIHGTRDEQVPLEISQSYVDAVPDARLRVVDDADHFDVIDPQSAAFEIVRGTVADLADTGGRDR; encoded by the coding sequence ATGGCTTCCGTGCTGGACCGCGCCGCGGCGCCTCCCGACGAGACCACCGCGTACGGCGTGGAGCCGGACCAGGTCTACGACGTACGCCGACCGGCGGGGCCGGTCCGCGGGGTGACGGTGATCGTCGTGCACGGAGGGTTCTGGCGACCTGCCACCGACCGTTCCCACACGGGCAGCGAGGCCGAGGCCTTCAGGCAGGACGGCTTCCACGTGGTCGTGCCGGAGTACCGGCGGGCGCCGCGCGGCGGGTGGCCGGACATGCGCGCCGACCTGCTGACGATGTTGGCCGCCGCGAGCGCACGCACCGATCTGCCGGAACCCGTCGTCCTGGTGGGGCATTCAGCCGGCGGGCACCTGGTCTCCTGGCTCGCGGCGCAGCCCGACGCGAGCGCGGTGATCGGCACGGTCGCGCTGGCCGGCTGCGTCGATCTGCACCTGGTGCACGAGCTCGGTCTGGGCGGGGGCGCCGCGGAGGCCCTGATGGGCAGCACGCCGCAGGACGACCCCGCCGCGTGGGAGCAGGCGGATCCGGCCCGGCTCGGCGCGCCCGCGGCCCCGGTGGTCGCGATCCACGGCACGCGCGACGAGCAGGTGCCGCTGGAGATCTCGCAGAGCTACGTGGACGCCGTGCCCGATGCTCGGCTGCGGGTGGTCGACGACGCCGACCACTTCGACGTCATCGACCCGCAGTCCGCGGCGTTCGAGATCGTTCGCGGGACCGTCGCCGACCTGGCCGACACCGGCGGGCGCGACCGGTGA
- a CDS encoding DUF4177 domain-containing protein, with amino-acid sequence MTTWEYATVPLIVHATKQILDQWGEDGWELVQVLQSPDGGNLVAYLKRPKTA; translated from the coding sequence GTGACCACCTGGGAGTACGCGACCGTTCCGCTGATCGTGCACGCGACCAAGCAGATCCTGGACCAGTGGGGCGAGGACGGGTGGGAGCTCGTGCAGGTGCTGCAGAGCCCGGACGGCGGCAACCTGGTCGCCTATCTGAAGCGGCCCAAGACCGCCTGA
- a CDS encoding RidA family protein yields MSQVEDRLAAMGLSVPDVVAPLAAYTPAVRYADTVQTSGQLPMVDGSLAATGKVGAQVSPQEAADLARICALNAIAAVKSLVPDLDTVRVVKVVGFVASDPSFTGQPAVVNGASELLGAAFGEDGVHARSAVGVAVLPLDAPVEVEITVVVRG; encoded by the coding sequence ATGTCGCAGGTCGAGGACCGGCTCGCGGCCATGGGACTCAGCGTGCCCGATGTCGTTGCGCCCCTGGCGGCGTACACGCCGGCGGTGCGGTACGCCGACACCGTGCAGACCTCGGGCCAGCTGCCGATGGTCGACGGGTCGCTCGCCGCGACCGGCAAGGTGGGCGCGCAGGTCAGTCCGCAGGAGGCGGCGGATCTGGCGCGCATCTGTGCGCTCAACGCCATCGCCGCGGTGAAGTCGCTGGTGCCCGACCTCGACACCGTGCGGGTGGTCAAGGTCGTCGGGTTCGTGGCGAGCGACCCGTCCTTCACCGGGCAGCCCGCGGTGGTCAACGGCGCGAGCGAGCTGCTCGGCGCGGCGTTCGGCGAGGACGGTGTGCACGCCCGCTCCGCGGTGGGGGTGGCCGTGCTGCCGCTGGATGCCCCCGTCGAGGTCGAGATCACCGTCGTCGTGCGTGGCTGA
- a CDS encoding NUDIX hydrolase produces MAERVTGSVVPTREQVFVAGGPVGELARLWLDAGSPAGVPPRRASTVMVLRHGRSDGGPEVFMLRRVASMAFAPSMWVFPGGGVDPRDADVDVPWAGPTPQEWAVRLGVPREEAVELVCAAVREVFEECGVLLAGRAADEVLADVTGPTWQGHRAALLAKGLSMSQLLSHEGLVLRSDLLSFQDHWLTPEFEKRRYDTYFFAALLPEGQRADDQTSEADISRWVTPADLIADVASGEASMLAPTVTNLERLDQASGPEVVIASTPPVVPVMPVAEYDGARVVLRARLPIR; encoded by the coding sequence GTGGCTGAGCGCGTGACCGGTTCCGTGGTCCCCACCCGCGAGCAGGTCTTTGTGGCCGGTGGGCCGGTCGGCGAGTTGGCCCGTCTCTGGCTGGACGCCGGATCGCCGGCCGGCGTGCCGCCGCGGCGCGCCTCGACAGTGATGGTGCTGCGGCACGGCCGGTCCGACGGCGGCCCGGAGGTGTTCATGCTGCGCCGGGTCGCGTCGATGGCCTTCGCGCCCTCGATGTGGGTCTTTCCCGGCGGCGGGGTCGATCCACGCGACGCGGATGTCGATGTCCCCTGGGCGGGTCCGACCCCGCAGGAGTGGGCGGTGCGTCTCGGAGTGCCGCGCGAGGAGGCGGTCGAGCTGGTGTGCGCCGCCGTTCGCGAGGTCTTCGAGGAATGCGGCGTCCTACTCGCCGGGCGCGCTGCCGACGAGGTGCTGGCCGACGTGACCGGCCCGACCTGGCAGGGGCACCGGGCGGCGCTGCTCGCCAAAGGGCTGTCCATGTCGCAGCTGCTGTCCCATGAGGGGCTGGTGCTGCGCTCGGATCTGCTGTCGTTCCAGGACCATTGGCTGACGCCGGAGTTCGAGAAGCGGCGCTACGACACCTACTTCTTCGCCGCGCTCCTGCCCGAAGGTCAGCGCGCCGACGACCAGACCAGCGAGGCGGACATCTCGCGCTGGGTCACACCCGCCGATCTGATCGCCGACGTCGCGTCCGGCGAGGCATCGATGTTGGCGCCCACCGTCACCAACCTCGAACGCCTCGATCAGGCGAGCGGCCCGGAGGTCGTCATCGCCTCCACGCCGCCCGTCGTACCCGTGATGCCCGTGGCCGAGTACGACGGGGCGCGCGTAGTGCTGCGGGCGCGACTGCCGATCCGCTGA
- a CDS encoding GH25 family lysozyme: MNGPPTMKNVLRALCGTSIVTLGMAAAMPMAQAHAKPALPTPTAAARAAGITTAGGAYPGWESKRASSTQQAPQQMAPMYTSGNAYGVDVSAYQGSVAWGTLRAEGFQFAYVKATEGTNYTSSRFGSQYSGSYSSGMIRGAYHFALPNQSSGSYQADYFIAHGGGWSRDGRTLPGALDIEYNPYGSSCYGYGWSGMTSWIKSFVNRYHYRTGRYPVVYTTYDWWRTCTGNTSALAGLTPFWIAQYSHVPTQLPAGTRSSYIWQYSQSGGLDKNRFNGTIAGLRSLALR; this comes from the coding sequence ATGAACGGACCCCCCACCATGAAGAACGTGCTGCGTGCCCTGTGTGGCACCTCCATCGTGACGCTCGGGATGGCGGCTGCCATGCCGATGGCGCAGGCCCACGCCAAGCCCGCGCTCCCGACCCCCACCGCTGCGGCGCGCGCCGCGGGAATCACCACCGCCGGCGGTGCCTACCCTGGCTGGGAGTCCAAGAGGGCCTCCTCCACCCAGCAGGCCCCGCAGCAGATGGCCCCGATGTACACCAGCGGCAACGCCTACGGGGTGGACGTCTCCGCGTACCAGGGCTCGGTGGCCTGGGGGACGCTGCGGGCCGAGGGCTTCCAGTTCGCCTACGTCAAGGCGACCGAGGGCACGAACTACACCAGTTCGCGGTTCGGGTCGCAGTACTCCGGTTCCTACTCCTCGGGGATGATCCGTGGCGCCTACCACTTCGCGCTGCCCAACCAGTCGAGCGGCAGTTACCAGGCCGACTACTTCATCGCGCACGGCGGCGGCTGGTCCCGGGACGGCCGCACCCTGCCGGGTGCGCTCGACATCGAGTACAACCCGTACGGCTCGTCCTGCTACGGCTACGGCTGGTCCGGGATGACGTCCTGGATCAAGTCGTTCGTGAATCGCTACCACTACCGCACCGGCCGGTACCCCGTCGTCTACACGACCTACGACTGGTGGAGGACCTGCACCGGCAACACCTCGGCGCTCGCCGGGCTGACGCCGTTCTGGATCGCGCAGTACAGCCACGTGCCGACGCAGCTCCCGGCCGGCACGAGGTCCTCCTACATCTGGCAGTACAGCCAGAGCGGCGGCCTGGACAAGAACCGGTTCAACGGCACCATCGCCGGTCTGCGGTCACTCGCCCTGCGCTGA
- a CDS encoding MBL fold metallo-hydrolase, producing the protein MTLDGTNTWVLHTPGGDEAVVVDPGPLDEGHLQAVLEVVRAAGARVALTLLTHGHFDHAESADRWAELTGSPVRGAGHGRAFTDDEWITVGDLRIQVLLTPGHTKDSVSFLVPDQQLLLTGDTVLGRGTSVVAHPDGELAAYLASLDRLAGVAGGMTLGPGHGPTHADAAAVIAQYARHRLQRLDQVRAALAAGAGDADDVAQAVVEQVYADVPREVWPAAHKTVQAQLDYLAARG; encoded by the coding sequence ATGACGCTGGACGGAACCAACACCTGGGTGCTGCATACGCCGGGTGGCGACGAGGCCGTGGTGGTCGATCCGGGGCCTCTGGACGAGGGGCATCTGCAGGCGGTCCTCGAGGTCGTCCGGGCCGCCGGGGCGCGGGTGGCGCTCACCCTGCTCACCCACGGTCACTTCGATCACGCGGAGTCCGCGGACCGCTGGGCGGAGCTGACCGGGTCGCCGGTGCGCGGCGCCGGACACGGGCGCGCGTTCACCGACGATGAGTGGATCACGGTGGGGGATCTGCGCATCCAGGTGCTGCTCACGCCTGGGCACACGAAGGACTCGGTGTCGTTCCTGGTGCCCGACCAGCAGTTGCTGCTGACCGGCGACACGGTGCTCGGCCGCGGGACGAGTGTGGTCGCGCACCCCGACGGGGAGCTCGCGGCGTACCTCGCCTCGCTCGACCGGCTCGCCGGCGTCGCCGGGGGTATGACGCTCGGTCCCGGCCATGGGCCGACGCACGCCGACGCCGCGGCGGTCATCGCGCAGTACGCCCGGCACCGGCTGCAGCGGCTGGATCAGGTGCGGGCAGCGCTGGCGGCCGGAGCGGGTGATGCGGACGACGTCGCGCAGGCCGTCGTGGAGCAGGTCTACGCGGACGTACCGCGCGAGGTGTGGCCCGCGGCGCACAAGACCGTGCAGGCGCAGCTGGACTATCTGGCCGCGAGAGGCTGA